From a region of the Helianthus annuus cultivar XRQ/B chromosome 5, HanXRQr2.0-SUNRISE, whole genome shotgun sequence genome:
- the LOC110941387 gene encoding long chain base biosynthesis protein 1, translated as MDLANYVPSAFTGLMKNASELITFAYDVPFARAVVFGVPIGGHLFVEGLLLVVIIFLLSQKSYKPPKRPLTTKEIDELCDEWVPESLIPPVTEEMKKEVPVLLSAAGTHTIINGKEVVNFASANYLGLMGHEKLLDSCTSSLEKYGVGSCGPRQFYGTIDVHLDCETRIAEFLGTPDSILYSYGLSTMFSAIPAFCKKGDIIVVDEGVHWGIQNGLYLSRSTIVYFKHNDMQSLQSTLVKVTQDNKRAKKLRRYIVVEAVYQNSGQITPLDEIIQLKEKYKFRVLLDESNSFGVLGKSGRGLTEHYDVPVDKIDIITAAMGHALASEGGFCTGSHRVVDHQRLSSSGYVFSASLPPYLASAAIAAIDVIEENPRLITKLRDNSKLLSTGLLGIKGLELANNIMSPLVFLRLKNSTGSLKSDLQVLEDLADRVLKEHSVFVTTSKRSFVDKCNLPVGIRIYVSAAHTESDLQKACESLKSVAASLFTD; from the exons ATGGATTTAGCAAACTATGTTCCGAGTGCTTTCACGGGTTTGATGAAGAATGCATCTGAATTGATCACATTTGCATATGATGTACCGTTTGCTCGGGCTGTTGTTTTCGGGGTGCCCATTGGAG gccatctgtttgtggaagGTCTACTGTTAGTAGTTATCATCTTCTTACTATCACAGAAGAGTTACAAGCCACCTAAACGCCCTTTAACGACGAAG GAGATTGATGAGCTATGTGATGAATGGGTGCCCGAGTCTCTTATACCACCTGTAACCGAAGAGATGAAAAAGGAAGTTCCAGTACTGTtaag TGCTGCAGGAACTCATACAATAATCAACGGCAAAGAAGTGGTTAACTTTGCTTCAGCAAATTACCTAGGCTTAATGGGTCACGAGAAGTTACTT GATTCATGTACTTCCTCTCTAGAGAAATATGGTGTTGGTTCTTGTGGTCCCCGTCAATTTTACGGAACCATTG atGTTCACCTTGACTGCGAAACAAGAATAGCGGAGTTTTTGGGAACTCCTGATTCCATACTCTATTCTTACGGACTCTCAACTATGTTTAGCGCAATTCCAGCATTTTGTAAGAAAGGAGATATCATTGTTGT AGATGAAGGTGTGCACTGGGGGATACAGAATGGCTTATACTTGTCAAGAAGCACAATTGTATACTTTAAGCACAACGACATGCAATCTTTACAAAGTACGCTTGTCAAAGTAACTCAAGACAACAAGCGAGCTAAGAAACTGAGACGCTACATTGTTGTTGAAGCTGTATACCAG AATTCTGGTCAAATTACTCCACTTGATGAGATTATCCAACTGAAGGAGAAGTACAAGTTTCGTGTTTTGTTAGATGAAAGCAACTCTTTCGGTGTGCTTGGCAAATCTGGTAGAGGTCTAACTGAACACTACGATGTTCCG GTTGATAAGATAGATATAATAACTGCTGCTATGGGACATGCATTGGCCTCAGAAGGTGGGTTTTGCACCGGGAGTCACAGAGTTGTTGATCACCAA CGCCTCAGCAGCTCAGGCTATGTGTTTTCTGCATCTCTTCCCCCATATTTGGCAAGTGCTGCAATTGCTGCTATCGATGTTATAGAGGAAAACCCTCGACTCATAACCAAGTTACGAGATAATTCCAAATTATTAAGCACAG GATTGTTGGGAATAAAAGGCCTGGAACTTGCAAATAATATAATGTCACCGCTTGTATTCCTCCGACTTAAAAACTCCACAGGGTCATTGAAGAGTGATCTTCAAGTACTTGAAGATCTTGCTGATCGG GTATTGAAGGAACACTCGGTTTTTGTAACAACTTCAAAAAGGTCGTTTGTTGATAAATGCAATCTTCCTGTCGGGATTAGGATATACGTCTCAGCTGCTCACACAGAATCTGATCTTCAGAAAGCATGTGAATCATTGAAGAGCGTTGCCGCTTCATTATTCACGGATTAA